The Medicago truncatula cultivar Jemalong A17 chromosome 7, MtrunA17r5.0-ANR, whole genome shotgun sequence genome includes the window TTTTCACTTCTAAAATCCTCAACCACCCTTTTTCAATTCATCTCCGATCaggttcatatatatatatatatattttacgttttcttgtttctttttctcaCACACTTTCTCTTGTATTAATGCACTTCATATTGATTCTAACGATAATGGACgtaaattttaatgtttttctcGACAGCATGCAGCAACTGAAGGTAGATACGTGTTGAATGAAAGTTAAACAGAACCAACAAAGATTCGTAACAATCTATAATTAACGATGTCGAATGATGTTGTGAAAGTGAAGAGAGAAACGATTGCAGCATGCATGACCTGTCCACTATGTAACAATTTGTTCAAACAACCTACAACTATATCTGAATGTCTTCACACGTGTAAGCTCTTCGATCTATAATTTAATTTCActaatttttcatcttttctttcattttgcaTTACCCATCGTCTTATTTTTCAACTTCTTCATGTGGGTCACTGTTCATTCAGATTCATATGGTTGGTTATTTCgtaattttgatgattgtcaaaaaaattatttatttatttatttatttttctctctctttgatATTTTCCATGATGCTGTTGTTTCTGAACTAAGAAACATTGGTGTTTTGGATTGGTCAAATATTTCAGTAGTTTTTGTTGTGTGTGTTTTGCACTTGTGCTGGCTCTGGCTGTTACATTAATAATATCCTAGGTGGAAAGTGGTTTGAACTTTTTACTACAACAAAACAACCACACTGTTGACTGGTCATTTAGTAAAATTGCTAGCTTCTACTCAGTCTTACTACATGCAATGCAACAACAATATTGTAGTATAATGTACAATGTTGTGTTTGTGTATTTGTTATTTAAAGTTTAATTTGTGTTCTAATTAGCTATTTATGATAAAATAGTTGTTTGTTCATTTGAATTTAGCGTGAACTATATTGAACTAAAAGTTGTACTATTATTGTTATCTGTATTCAGTTTGCAGGAAATGCATTTATGACAAATTTACTGATGAGGATTTGGAATGCTGTCCAGTATGCAACATTGATTTGGGTTGTGTTCCACTTGAGAAACTAAGGTAAATCTTCTCTGCCTTTGACCAATTTTCAACTCATTCTTATTCTCTTTCAAACTTCTACTTCTTCTTTTAAAACACATTAGAATGTACCTATCATAATTTGAGTTGACCAATATGCATGAAAATTGTGGATGTAACTATATAAGCTCTGCCGTGAGTGTATTTTTAAGGCTGGTTTATGACTTTATGCTATGTTGGTGATATCAATTTTGTTGCCTTATGATACTAGCTTAACAAAGATATCTATACTTACTGCTTCAGTGTTTTGTCATAATAATACATGCATGCATGTAATTATAGGGAATTATAATGTTTTGAATTGTATatcttttgaaaatttatttgatgGTGTATATGTATTGTAATGCTAGTAGTTTTCTTTCAATAGTTTTCATGACAGATATATCATAATAAATGTAATATGGTTTAAGACATATTATGTAACGGTAAAATGTAACAATTATGGTTTACTTTTGACTGATTgcatttaattagttttttatttgaacatTTAGTTGGAAATATAATACAGAAGAATATGGTATAACTGGTTAACACCAATTAGTTGGGAGATAGCATATGTTTAGTTGAGAATGTTGTTATTGGTTTTCTATATCTTCCAAAAGAATGTATTCCTTTGAATTGTTGCATGCTAAGTTACAACCTTGGTTTCTAATTACCATTTATCAGGCCTGACCACACTAAGCAAGATGTAAGGGCCAAAATCTTCCCCTTAAAGGGAAGAAAGGTGAAAGCACCTGAACCTGAAGCTGTCGCCGCCTCAGAACCATTGCCAGCTAAAAGAAAGGAGAGATCTCTTTCGTCTTTGGTGGTCAACACACCAAGGGTATCTGTGCAAACAACCATGACAGGAAGAAGAACGAAACCTACCAGAAAGGCTAGCAGTCTGCGGTCCTCTAGTTTTTCCATtgataaatcaattaaaaaagagGCAGAACTACTGGATGACTGTCCCGAGAGTTCAAGCTCACCTGAAGCTTCAAATAAGTTGCGTCAGAACAACGGACAGGTAGAGAGAGATATCCTAGCTCTCCACAATACATTGTTGTATTTCCTTGTTTTATtgtgtagcaccgacacttccgATGAAGGCGTGACTAGTGTTCGACACATGTCAAGACACCAACATATGCCGTTACATTCAAATATTTCACTTTCTCAAAATATTACCGGTGTCGACACCTGTGTTAGTCTCAGTGTTGGGTCCGGTGTCCGTGTCTGCGTCAGTGCTTcatatttattcatttgatTTCTGACATTGTATTGGCACTGGTTTACTTACATTCTTATGCTTGAACTTTAACTTGCTGCAGCAGAGTGAGGGTAGTCAATCCGCACCAAATAGAGTAACAGAGAACGATTCCAAAACATGTGACGCAAAGATGGATCTTTGGAAACCGTTGAATTGTTTAGTAGAGGTCGCAAGCAGGACTAAATCTTTGAAGTCTAATAATATACAAGGGTCTGATGCTAAACCAGAACCTGCTCAAGCAAATGAGAGTGGCTCTCAAGTGCAGAAAATCAAAAATAAGGAAAAGAAACGCAAGGCAAAAGTTGAGGATGAAAGTATTAGCCCATTTCCCGTTTCTTCAGATACAGCAAAACCCAATAAATTGCGCAGAGTACGCAGGAAAAAGGAACCTTTTGGAGAATCAGGCATATCACCCCAAGCTGTGGTTGATTCTACCGGCAGTAAACTCTTTAAGGGTGGTCCAATTTGGTTCTCCTTAGTAGCTTCTGAAAATCAGTAAGATATCATCTTCCGAACTTAAATTGATAGCTTAAAATCTTATATCCTATGTTCTATAAATCCTCTTTCAGGATATCAAAATATCATGTACTAACTTCAGACTAATGATTCAGAGAAGGAGACACACCCTTGCCACAAATTCCTGCAAGCTATGTGAGAATAAAGTAAGTTCATTCGGACTCCATGGACCTGTGTCAAATGTTGGCTCTGTTAATTACTTCAGTTTCAAGTTATTTCATGCTTTAAAAATTGGAATATTATACTCGATGCAATGCATAACACCTTAGGCTATTGAATGATAGACATTTGAATCTGTATACTGTTATTCATGAATGATATGTATAAGCTAAGCCTATCTATGTATAGTAAAATTCAAGCAATAACCTTTCAGTGGCTGTGCTTTAAAATAAATAGTGTCTTAGTATTCCATTTTTTAACATCTTATTTACTTATGTAATAATCAACACATGGTaaaataagtataaaaaaaattaaattttttgaaggaaaaaaaagaagctaaaaCACATCTGAAGAGCTCTAAACATTTTTCCTATTTAAgatattttcctaaaaaaatattcttctaTTTAATCATCTTCAACTCTTCCACAACTACAGAAATTCACCTTTTTTGGTGTTTGCCTCTTGGATACATTTATCTTTCAGATTTCACCAATTACATGTCATCGTCCTCAATTATTTGTAAGGTTTAAGATTGGAGGCCATAATTAGCTAGGTGTTATCTATATTTCATTATTGTAAACTTATAGATATCTCTTTACTAGCCTTTCAATTTTcgttattttttctctcaagtGCATAAGCTATGTGAATTCGACGTaatgcataagctattttagCATAGGGAAAACTAAATGTAAAACAGATCAATATTGAAGATTCATCagcaaatttgaattttaagtaaCATATTCTTTCAAGAAATCCACAATTGTATGtaaatgctttttttttcatcaataaaTAGTGCAATTAGAATATGATAGCTCTCTGGATTAAATTTTTATGGTAATTCATCTATACCTTGCTGAATGGTTATGTGTATCAAGATTAAATGGTTTCATCTAGCTATTGAATGACAGAAACAAGCTTGCGAAACTATTTTCACTCTATTTTTGCTGCTGCTAAAGCTTGATATGATGAGATGTATCTGAATTATACCATGGTATCCTGTCTAACATAATATCTCTTGTATTTTCCACAGGGATGGAAGCGTACCTGTCTCATTTATCCAAAAATACCTAATGAAGAAACTCGATCTGACCAATGAAACTGAGGTAACTCAGATTCGTACATATCTTAAAGACATTGGTTCATTAGGGAATAACCTGGCTTTGAAGATTTTAGTCATGTTTTTATAGAGAGAGTGCATGTTAAATGAAATCGGAACATTGAATTACAATTAGTAGctcaaaattaaacaatttagATGACATCAATAATTACAAATCCCACATGTATCTTTTATTAAATATGAGAGAAGATCACATGGAATTTGTAAATAATGGTGTAATCTAAATCATCAGAcatcaatattaatttaatgattGTTTGCAAGTAAATGTTCTTATTTCTCACCATAACCAAGTGCTTTCACCAGCTCACATTTCTCCTTCAGATAAAAAGTTGATAAGCACAAAACATTAAGGACAGTTAAAGCCTTCACAATTCAGTGCAATATTCCAAGGAGAAGCTTTAGCAATATATTCTTTTAACACAGCATCATGTGTTCTTTTGTTATAGTAATAAACAATTCGCTGTCGTGGTAGCTTGAACTGCACTACAGTGCTCCACACATGTTGTCTCACTCTTTGTTAATTTCATATTGCAGATTGAGATTATATGTATGGGACAACCAGTTCTCCCTACATTGACACTACATAATTTGGTTGAGCTGTGGCTTGATTCAACAGCGTCCACATCACACCGAATTCCGGCTATTATTGGATCCTCAGCAAAGGATTTTGTCATGGTCCTTGCTTATGCCCGGAAATCTCCACGCCCTTGATCATGGTTACCCCCCCATTGACATCACCTTGGTAATCATCACTGCATCATTGTTGCTGGCGGTACTATATTAGATAGAAATTCTTCCTTCTCCATAAAAACAAACCCCTTCTGTACCATTAGTTTAGAGCATCTTGATCTGGTTTGGTCATACTGTAATGATCATTTTATCCGGATTTTTTAAGActgtttttcccttttttttttttccttcctttttacATTATCTTGTtattccaataatttggagttaaCATGTGGATTAGGTAGCTACAGCCTACAGGCCAACATACTGGTCATAAGATATAATTTGTTGGgaatttgatatttgaatggacagtttttttttttttttttttaaccttttcgTTTGTTTTAACCCCTAATAAGAATGCAGGGCAACAAATTGtgcagaaattgaaccaaatTGAATAACTTTATACCATTTGAGAGTAATGAATTCAGTAACACACTCTATCAAAGAGAAAATGAGATGTGGCT containing:
- the LOC25499205 gene encoding E3 ubiquitin protein ligase DRIP2 isoform X2 — protein: MSNDVVKVKRETIAACMTCPLCNNLFKQPTTISECLHTFCRKCIYDKFTDEDLECCPVCNIDLGCVPLEKLRPDHTKQDVRAKIFPLKGRKVKAPEPEAVAASEPLPAKRKERSLSSLVVNTPRVSVQTTMTGRRTKPTRKASSLRSSSFSIDKSIKKEAELLDDCPESSSSPEASNKLRQNNGQSEGSQSAPNRVTENDSKTCDAKMDLWKPLNCLVEVASRTKSLKSNNIQGSDAKPEPAQANESGSQVQKIKNKEKKRKAKVEDESISPFPVSSDTAKPNKLRRVRRKKEPFGESGISPQAVVDSTGSKLFKGGPIWFSLVASENQEGDTPLPQIPASYVRIKDGSVPVSFIQKYLMKKLDLTNETEIEIICMGQPVLPTLTLHNLVELWLDSTASTSHRIPAIIGSSAKDFVMVLAYARKSPRP
- the LOC25499205 gene encoding E3 ubiquitin protein ligase DRIP2 isoform X1, whose protein sequence is MSNDVVKVKRETIAACMTCPLCNNLFKQPTTISECLHTFCRKCIYDKFTDEDLECCPVCNIDLGCVPLEKLRPDHTKQDVRAKIFPLKGRKVKAPEPEAVAASEPLPAKRKERSLSSLVVNTPRVSVQTTMTGRRTKPTRKASSLRSSSFSIDKSIKKEAELLDDCPESSSSPEASNKLRQNNGQQSEGSQSAPNRVTENDSKTCDAKMDLWKPLNCLVEVASRTKSLKSNNIQGSDAKPEPAQANESGSQVQKIKNKEKKRKAKVEDESISPFPVSSDTAKPNKLRRVRRKKEPFGESGISPQAVVDSTGSKLFKGGPIWFSLVASENQEGDTPLPQIPASYVRIKDGSVPVSFIQKYLMKKLDLTNETEIEIICMGQPVLPTLTLHNLVELWLDSTASTSHRIPAIIGSSAKDFVMVLAYARKSPRP